One Dermatophagoides farinae isolate YC_2012a chromosome 6, ASM2471394v1, whole genome shotgun sequence genomic window carries:
- the LOC124493837 gene encoding uncharacterized protein LOC124493837 codes for MAHCYLLFMYQFIVITWTIFLKLDQINSTLNTKLIMNKSHPRYYSRIVNRFLWLHGHNFDQVNRLTCYESDLFSSYLIANFPMNLLLIITTYFFDNNNQFYLWKFFASGVILQQTVIFFVIHLICSLYTVKIHKCSHKIIYYSVHFPLRPLSLHIHTSLYIEKIHTLNQYGIIFGRATLISMMSFLKAIQKAMAILRRL; via the exons ATGGCTCattgttatttattattcatgtATCAATTTATCGTCATAACATGGACTATATTTCTGAAATTAGATCAAATAAATTCGACTCTAAACACAAAACTGATTATGAACAAATCTCATCCTCGTTATTATAGCCGTATTGTCAATCGATTTCTATGGTTACATGGCCATAATTTTGATCAAGTTAATCGATTAACATGTTATGAATCGgatcttttttcatcatatttaatagcaaattttccaatgaatctATTGCTCATTATCACCACATATTTTTTcgataacaataatcaattttatctttggaaattttttgctTCTGGTGTCATTTTACAACAAacggtcattttttttgtcatccaTTTAATTTGTTCCCTATATACGGTCAAGATTCATAAATGTTCacataaaattatttattattctgttCATTTTCCGCTAcgaccattatcattacataTTCATACTagtttatatattgaaaaaattcatacgTTAAATCAATATGGAATTATATTTGGTCGTGCCACATTGATCAGTATGATGTCATTTCTCAAG GCCATTCAAAAGGCAATGGCTATATTGAGACGCTTGTAG
- the LOC124493561 gene encoding uncharacterized protein LOC124493561, with translation MAHCYMLIMYVFLFLTWTLFLKLDQINSFLDNKPISGEHHPHYYSRIVNRFLWLYNHTFIQVDRLTSYESDLFSSYLIANFPMNLLVIVTTYLIDNNNQLHAWKFFATAVIGQQLIGFFVIHLICSIYTIKIHKCSHKLIYWSIHFPLRPLSLHVRSSLYIEKIHTSKQYGIVLGGAVVISMIFFLKFFFFYLQSLLLMYNLLNA, from the exons ATGGCTCATTGTTATATGTTGATCATGTACGTGTTCCTTTTTCTAACATGGACATTATTTCTGAAATTGGATCAAATCAATTCGTTTCTGGACAATAAACCGATTTCGGGAGAACATCATCCACATTATTATAGCCGTATTGTCAATCGGTTTTTATGGTTATATAACCATACATTTATTCAGGTGGATCGATTAACAAGTTATGAATCGgatcttttttcatcatatttgattgcaaattttccaatgaatttattgGTTATTGTGACCACATATTTAATCGACAATAACAATCAATTACATGCttggaaattttttgctACCGCTGTTATTGGCCAACAATTGATCGGTTTTTTTGTCatccatttgatttgttcCATTTATACGATCAAGATTCATAAATGTTCACATAAACTCATTTATTGGtcgattcattttccattacGGCCATTATCGTTACATGTTCGAAGTAgtttatatatagaaaagATTCATACTTCAAAACAATATGGAATTGTATTAGGTGGAGCCGTTGTGATTAGCatgattttctttctcaaG tttttctttttttatttacaaagTTTATTGCTTATGTATAATCTGCTCAATGCATAA